Proteins from one Kiloniellales bacterium genomic window:
- the rph gene encoding ribonuclease PH: protein MRPSGREPDQLREISLETEVNKHAEGSCLVRFGDTHVLCLASVEDSVPRFMKGSGRGWVTAEYGMLPRATNTRGDREAARGRQSGRTLEIQRLIGRSLRAVTDLTGFGERSIKVDCDVIQADGGTRTAAITGGYVALHLAFRFIQEMGAIKALPLIDQVAAVSSGLYKGASVLDLDYDEDSAAEADANFVMTGKGGIVEIQATAEADPFDQAQFDALLVLARRGIDELVSIQKRALGI, encoded by the coding sequence ATGCGACCCTCCGGCCGCGAGCCCGATCAACTGCGCGAAATCAGCCTCGAGACCGAGGTCAACAAGCACGCCGAGGGCTCCTGCCTGGTCCGCTTCGGCGACACCCACGTGCTCTGCCTGGCCAGCGTCGAGGATTCGGTGCCGCGCTTCATGAAGGGCAGCGGCCGTGGCTGGGTCACCGCCGAATACGGCATGCTGCCCCGGGCCACCAATACCCGCGGCGACCGCGAGGCGGCCCGCGGCCGGCAGAGCGGCCGGACCCTCGAGATCCAGCGCTTGATCGGCCGTTCGCTGCGCGCCGTGACCGACCTCACCGGCTTCGGCGAGCGCAGCATCAAGGTCGACTGCGACGTGATCCAGGCCGACGGCGGCACCCGCACCGCCGCGATCACCGGCGGCTACGTCGCGCTGCACTTGGCCTTCCGCTTCATACAGGAGATGGGCGCCATCAAGGCGCTGCCGCTGATCGACCAGGTCGCCGCGGTCTCCAGCGGCCTCTACAAGGGCGCAAGCGTCCTCGACCTGGACTACGACGAGGACAGCGCGGCCGAGGCCGATGCCAACTTCGTCATGACCGGCAAGGGCGGGATCGTCGAGATCCAGGCCACCGCCGAGGCCGACCCCTTCGACCAGGCGCAGTTCGACGCGTTGCTGGTCCTGGCGCGCCGAGGCATCGACGAGCTGGTTTCGATCCAGAAGCGAGCCCTGGGGATCTGA
- the hrcA gene encoding heat-inducible transcriptional repressor HrcA, whose product MTQAVPANRPDLETLSGMNERSREVFRHIVDAYVETGEPIGSRTLSRQLGMDLSPATIRNVMADLEDLGLLFAPHTSAGRLPTELGLRLFVHGLLEHGNLTKAERESIEAQCSGAGRSLTEVFEEASQTLSGLSRCAGLVVAPKAEETLKHIEFVSLGPGRALVVLVSGSGVVENRIIDVPVGLPASSLVEASNYLTSRLVGRRLSEAQEEIRRELETQRAELNELTGKLIEAGLAFWGGGEERSGALIVRGQAQLLEDITAVEDLERVRQLFTALETKESLLRLLTLTDSAQGVQIFIGAESDLFSLTGCSLVIAPYSNSENTVVGAIGVIGPTRIDYARIIPMVDYTAQVIGRLIG is encoded by the coding sequence ATGACGCAAGCGGTGCCAGCAAACCGACCTGACCTGGAGACGCTGAGCGGCATGAATGAGCGCTCGCGCGAGGTCTTCCGGCATATCGTGGACGCCTACGTCGAGACTGGCGAACCCATCGGCTCGCGCACCCTTTCGCGCCAGCTCGGGATGGACCTCTCGCCGGCGACCATCCGCAACGTCATGGCGGACCTGGAGGACCTCGGCCTGCTCTTCGCGCCGCACACCTCGGCCGGCCGCCTGCCGACCGAGCTCGGCCTTAGGCTCTTCGTCCACGGCCTGCTCGAGCACGGAAATCTCACCAAAGCCGAGCGCGAGAGCATCGAGGCCCAGTGCAGCGGCGCCGGGCGCAGCCTGACCGAGGTCTTCGAGGAGGCGAGCCAGACCCTCTCCGGGCTGTCGCGCTGCGCCGGCCTGGTGGTCGCGCCCAAGGCCGAGGAGACCCTCAAGCACATCGAGTTCGTCTCGCTCGGCCCCGGGCGGGCGCTGGTCGTGCTGGTCAGCGGCTCGGGCGTGGTCGAGAACCGGATCATCGACGTCCCGGTCGGCTTGCCGGCCTCTTCTCTGGTCGAGGCCAGCAACTACCTGACCTCGCGCCTGGTCGGGCGGCGCTTGAGCGAGGCCCAGGAGGAGATCAGACGGGAGCTGGAGACCCAGCGTGCCGAGCTCAACGAGCTGACCGGCAAGCTGATCGAGGCCGGCCTGGCCTTCTGGGGCGGCGGCGAGGAGCGCAGCGGCGCCCTGATCGTACGCGGCCAGGCCCAGCTGCTGGAGGACATCACCGCGGTCGAGGACCTGGAGCGGGTGCGCCAGCTCTTCACCGCGCTGGAGACCAAGGAATCCCTGCTGCGGCTTCTGACCTTGACGGACTCGGCCCAGGGGGTGCAGATCTTCATCGGGGCCGAGAGCGACCTCTTCAGCCTGACCGGCTGTTCGTTGGTCATCGCCCCCTACTCCAATTCGGAGAACACCGTGGTCGGCGCTATCGGGGTGATCGGGCCGACCCGAATCGACTACGCGCGGATCATTCCCATGGTGGACTACACGGCGCAGGTCATCGGCCGCCTCATAGGCTGA
- the hemW gene encoding radical SAM family heme chaperone HemW yields the protein MADGRAEAEDDPGFGLYVHWPFCRSKCPYCDFNSHVRESIDQARWRAALLRELEHAAAGSARRRLTSIFFGGGTPSLMAPETAAAVIERAKALWRLDPEAEITLEANPTSAEAQAFRGFRAAGVDRLSLGVQALEDDALRALGRQHGAAEALAALRLARQVFPRVSFDLIYARPGQDCTAWRAELRRALAEAPGHLSVYQLTIEPGTAFHAAQRRGELVVPDEETAAALFDATQEVLDAAGLPAYEVSNHARPGEASQHNLTYWRYGDYLGVGPGAHGRITRAGRKLATRRHRAPEAWLKLVETRGHGTREEAVLDGELRLAEMVMMGLRLGEGIPRGRFRREFAAAPEAIFDPARIESAAEAGYLELDAQGLRATAAGRRRLDALIPHVLDGAKLSTVRAAEA from the coding sequence ATGGCTGACGGCCGCGCAGAGGCCGAGGACGATCCCGGCTTCGGGCTTTACGTCCACTGGCCTTTCTGCCGGTCCAAGTGTCCCTACTGCGACTTCAACAGCCACGTCCGCGAGTCCATCGACCAGGCCCGCTGGCGCGCCGCGCTGCTGCGCGAGCTCGAACACGCCGCGGCCGGCAGCGCGAGGCGCAGGCTGACCTCGATCTTCTTCGGCGGCGGCACGCCCTCGCTGATGGCGCCGGAGACCGCGGCGGCGGTCATCGAGCGCGCCAAGGCCTTGTGGCGCCTCGACCCCGAGGCCGAGATCACCCTGGAGGCCAACCCGACCTCGGCGGAGGCCCAGGCCTTCCGCGGCTTCCGGGCGGCCGGGGTCGATCGCCTGTCGCTCGGGGTCCAGGCCCTGGAAGACGACGCCCTGCGCGCCCTGGGGCGGCAACACGGCGCCGCCGAGGCGCTGGCCGCCCTGCGCCTGGCCCGGCAGGTCTTTCCACGGGTGTCCTTCGACCTGATCTACGCCAGGCCGGGGCAGGACTGCACCGCCTGGCGGGCCGAGCTCCGCCGCGCCCTCGCCGAGGCGCCCGGCCACCTCTCGGTCTACCAGCTGACCATCGAGCCGGGCACCGCCTTCCACGCCGCGCAGCGCCGCGGCGAGCTGGTCGTCCCGGACGAGGAGACCGCCGCGGCCCTCTTCGACGCCACCCAGGAGGTGCTGGACGCGGCTGGCCTGCCGGCCTACGAGGTCTCGAATCACGCCCGGCCGGGCGAGGCGAGCCAACACAACCTGACCTACTGGCGCTACGGCGACTACCTGGGCGTCGGGCCAGGCGCCCACGGCCGGATCACCCGGGCCGGACGGAAGCTTGCGACCCGACGGCACCGCGCCCCTGAGGCCTGGCTGAAGCTGGTCGAGACCCGGGGCCACGGCACCCGCGAGGAGGCCGTGCTGGACGGCGAGCTGCGCCTGGCCGAGATGGTGATGATGGGGCTGCGCCTCGGCGAGGGCATCCCGCGCGGCCGCTTCCGCCGCGAGTTCGCGGCCGCCCCGGAAGCGATCTTCGATCCCGCCCGCATCGAGAGCGCGGCCGAAGCCGGCTACCTCGAACTCGACGCGCAGGGCTTGCGCGCGACGGCGGCCGGACGGCGCCGCCTCGATGCCTTGATCCCGCATGTCCTGGACGGGGCGAAGTTGAGTACGGTCAGGGCAGCGGAGGCATAG
- the rdgB gene encoding RdgB/HAM1 family non-canonical purine NTP pyrophosphatase yields MTAGKKGIERLVIATHNPGKLREIAELIAPFGVAAVSAGDLGLPEPEETGADFVENAVLKAVAAAEASDLPALSDDSGLEVAALGGDPGIYSARWAGPERDFRIAMERVERELAGKQDRRAAFVCVLCLAWPDGEVMSFEGRCHGGLVWPPRGERGFGYDPIFRPEGHDITFGEMAPAEKHRIDHRSRAFAKLVPAVFGAPDG; encoded by the coding sequence ATGACGGCAGGCAAAAAGGGAATCGAACGCCTGGTCATCGCGACCCACAATCCCGGCAAGCTGCGCGAGATCGCAGAGCTGATCGCGCCCTTCGGGGTCGCGGCGGTCTCGGCCGGCGATCTGGGACTGCCCGAGCCGGAGGAGACCGGCGCCGACTTCGTCGAGAACGCCGTGCTCAAGGCCGTGGCCGCCGCGGAGGCCTCGGATCTGCCGGCGCTGTCCGACGATTCCGGCCTGGAGGTGGCGGCCCTGGGCGGCGACCCCGGGATCTACTCGGCGCGCTGGGCCGGACCGGAGCGGGATTTCCGCATCGCCATGGAGCGCGTCGAACGGGAGCTCGCCGGCAAGCAGGATCGCCGCGCCGCCTTCGTCTGCGTGCTCTGCCTGGCCTGGCCGGACGGCGAGGTCATGAGCTTCGAGGGCCGCTGCCACGGCGGGCTGGTCTGGCCGCCGCGCGGCGAGCGGGGCTTCGGCTACGACCCGATCTTTCGGCCCGAGGGCCACGACATCACCTTCGGGGAGATGGCTCCGGCCGAGAAGCACCGGATCGACCACCGCTCCCGCGCCTTCGCCAAGCTGGTGCCGGCGGTCTTCGGCGCGCCCGATGGCTGA
- a CDS encoding penicillin-binding protein activator, whose product MPLRRPAAGALVVLALAACSSGKGGDPAPPPGGTTVEPVLGSAQPQLSLELPEAGPGAVGGGPLSSGIDVSPILGAGASGQTRIGLLLPLSGPKAPLGTALLNAAQLALFDSRQTQVGLIVRDTKGTPAGAQAAAISALEEGAALLVGPFFATSVAAAAPQARARQVVVLAFSNDPAVAGNGVYLMGLPPAAQVDRVVAYASQQGLRRFAVLAPRSRYGNAVVAALSAAVARNGAELTKVGFFDPAERDVSAAVRQISDYDQRRVALERQKKSLEGQTEGEAEADPEVVEQLDRLETLDTLGEPGFDAVLLPLGGIRLQTIAPLLPFYDVDPKKVRFLGTNLWDDVKLSREPALVGGWFAAPPPSSWEGFRTRYLETYGSQPPRFSSLAYDATALAVLLVTRPEARGNPAAFAGRQITQPSGFSGIDGILRFLPNGLAERGLAVMEMRPGELEVVDPAPQSFQRLVN is encoded by the coding sequence ATGCCTCTCCGACGTCCCGCTGCGGGAGCGCTTGTCGTCCTCGCCCTCGCCGCCTGTTCGAGCGGCAAGGGCGGCGACCCGGCACCGCCGCCCGGCGGGACGACGGTCGAGCCGGTGCTCGGATCGGCGCAGCCGCAGCTCTCGCTCGAACTGCCGGAGGCCGGCCCGGGTGCCGTCGGCGGCGGCCCCCTGTCGAGCGGGATCGACGTCTCGCCGATCCTGGGGGCGGGCGCCTCGGGACAGACCCGCATCGGCCTCCTGCTGCCGCTCAGCGGACCCAAGGCGCCGCTGGGGACGGCGCTGCTGAACGCCGCGCAGCTCGCGCTCTTCGATTCCCGCCAGACGCAGGTCGGACTGATCGTCCGCGACACCAAGGGGACGCCGGCGGGCGCCCAGGCCGCGGCGATTTCGGCTTTGGAGGAGGGCGCGGCCCTGCTGGTCGGGCCCTTCTTCGCGACCTCGGTCGCGGCCGCGGCGCCCCAGGCGCGGGCCCGCCAGGTCGTGGTGCTCGCCTTCTCCAACGATCCCGCCGTGGCCGGGAACGGCGTCTATCTGATGGGCCTGCCGCCGGCGGCCCAGGTCGACCGCGTGGTCGCCTATGCCAGCCAGCAGGGCCTGCGCCGTTTCGCCGTCCTCGCGCCGCGGTCGCGCTACGGCAACGCGGTCGTGGCCGCGCTCTCGGCCGCGGTCGCGCGCAACGGCGCCGAGCTGACCAAGGTCGGGTTCTTCGATCCGGCGGAGCGCGACGTCTCGGCCGCGGTGCGCCAGATCTCCGACTACGACCAGCGCCGCGTCGCCCTGGAGCGCCAGAAGAAGTCCCTCGAGGGCCAGACCGAGGGCGAGGCCGAGGCCGACCCCGAGGTGGTCGAGCAGCTTGACCGGCTGGAGACCCTGGACACGCTCGGCGAGCCGGGCTTCGATGCGGTCCTGCTGCCGCTCGGCGGCATCCGGCTGCAGACCATCGCGCCGCTGCTGCCCTTCTACGACGTCGATCCCAAGAAGGTCCGTTTCCTGGGCACCAACCTCTGGGACGACGTCAAGCTGTCGCGCGAGCCCGCGCTGGTCGGCGGCTGGTTCGCGGCGCCGCCGCCGAGCTCTTGGGAGGGCTTTCGGACCCGCTACCTGGAGACCTACGGCAGCCAGCCGCCGCGCTTCTCCTCCCTGGCCTACGACGCCACGGCCCTCGCGGTTCTGCTGGTCACCCGGCCCGAGGCGCGGGGCAATCCTGCCGCCTTCGCCGGCCGGCAGATCACCCAGCCGAGCGGCTTCTCGGGCATAGACGGGATCCTGCGGTTCCTGCCCAACGGCCTCGCCGAGCGCGGCCTGGCGGTGATGGAGATGCGCCCCGGCGAGCTGGAGGTGGTCGACCCCGCGCCGCAGAGCTTCCAGCGCCTGGTGAATTAG
- the grpE gene encoding nucleotide exchange factor GrpE — protein sequence MASNDNAKPQGEGSEEETPAAEPVESTEAKHEAAPAAEAAEAEPADAAAEVIAALEAEKAELKDQLLRSLAEVENVRRRAQREREDGARYAVKPLAEDLLAVRDNLRRAIESVSAEAAEAEPQLKALLEGVVMTEKSLSEAFARHNVEIIDPLGEKFDPNVHEAMFEVPDSSQPAGTVAQVIEVGYKLHDRLLRAARVGVFKAAPATADASAPPPPAGEASAEETPGAAGGEAKPGQRIDTAV from the coding sequence ATGGCGTCGAACGACAACGCCAAGCCGCAGGGCGAAGGCAGCGAGGAAGAGACCCCGGCGGCGGAGCCCGTCGAGTCGACGGAGGCAAAGCACGAAGCCGCACCCGCAGCAGAGGCGGCCGAGGCCGAGCCCGCGGACGCGGCGGCGGAGGTGATCGCAGCCCTGGAGGCGGAGAAGGCCGAGCTGAAGGATCAGCTGCTGCGCAGCCTGGCCGAGGTCGAGAACGTCCGGCGCCGGGCGCAGCGCGAACGCGAGGACGGCGCCCGCTACGCGGTCAAGCCGCTGGCCGAGGACCTGTTGGCGGTACGGGACAATCTCCGCCGCGCCATCGAGAGCGTCTCCGCGGAGGCGGCCGAGGCCGAGCCGCAGCTCAAGGCCCTGCTCGAAGGTGTGGTGATGACCGAGAAGAGCCTGAGCGAAGCCTTTGCCCGGCACAACGTCGAGATCATCGACCCGCTGGGCGAGAAGTTCGACCCGAACGTCCATGAAGCGATGTTCGAGGTGCCGGATTCGAGTCAGCCGGCGGGCACCGTGGCCCAAGTGATCGAGGTCGGATACAAGCTCCACGACCGCCTGCTGCGCGCGGCCCGGGTCGGCGTCTTCAAGGCGGCGCCTGCGACGGCCGACGCCAGCGCGCCGCCCCCGCCGGCCGGAGAGGCTTCGGCGGAGGAGACGCCGGGCGCCGCCGGGGGTGAGGCCAAGCCCGGACAGCG
- a CDS encoding BON domain-containing protein, with translation MFPVVYRSTGVLRLAVLLAALGGLNPSACAPVAVAAGAGAGAAVGVGLAQEKGAAAAARDVRIRTEINGLWLQTDENLIYDIELQVQEGRVLLTGSVDDPELRLKAVRLCWQVDGVQEVINEIEISDKSGFVNYTRDVQISTELRSTLLVDGEISSINYSIETVNQTIYLMGVAKSQDELDRVIDHARNIEYVRRVRNYVRVKEPEDET, from the coding sequence ATGTTTCCTGTCGTCTACCGATCCACCGGAGTCCTTCGCCTGGCGGTGCTGCTGGCGGCGCTGGGCGGCTTGAACCCCTCCGCCTGCGCACCGGTCGCCGTGGCCGCCGGCGCCGGCGCCGGCGCGGCCGTCGGTGTGGGCCTCGCCCAGGAAAAGGGCGCCGCCGCCGCTGCGCGGGACGTCCGGATCCGCACCGAGATCAACGGCCTCTGGCTGCAGACCGACGAGAACCTGATTTACGACATCGAGCTACAGGTCCAGGAGGGCCGGGTGCTGCTGACCGGCTCGGTCGACGACCCCGAACTGCGGCTCAAGGCGGTCCGGCTGTGCTGGCAGGTCGACGGTGTCCAGGAGGTGATCAACGAGATCGAGATCTCCGACAAGTCGGGCTTCGTGAACTACACCCGCGACGTCCAGATCTCGACCGAGCTGCGCTCGACCCTGCTGGTCGACGGGGAAATCAGCTCGATCAACTACTCGATCGAAACCGTCAACCAGACCATCTATCTGATGGGCGTCGCCAAGAGCCAGGACGAGCTCGACCGGGTCATCGACCACGCCCGCAACATC
- a CDS encoding YraN family protein gives MAKRNRKGAELRGRWAEALAAWRLRLTGYRILARRFRVTQGEVDLVARRGRVLAMVEVKARADAGSAADALQARQRRRIERAALAFLQRHPEFAALRLRFDMMLIVPRRWPRHIIDAWRPAGGGSI, from the coding sequence ATGGCGAAGCGAAACCGCAAGGGGGCGGAGCTCCGGGGCCGCTGGGCCGAGGCCCTGGCCGCTTGGCGGCTGCGCCTGACCGGCTACCGCATCCTCGCCCGGCGCTTCCGCGTGACGCAGGGCGAGGTCGACCTGGTGGCCCGCCGCGGGCGGGTCCTGGCAATGGTCGAGGTCAAGGCACGAGCCGACGCGGGCAGCGCCGCCGACGCCCTGCAGGCGCGCCAGCGCCGGCGGATCGAGCGCGCGGCTTTGGCCTTTCTGCAACGCCATCCGGAATTCGCCGCCCTGCGCCTGAGATTCGACATGATGCTCATTGTCCCGCGGCGCTGGCCGCGTCACATAATAGACGCTTGGCGGCCTGCGGGCGGCGGGTCTATCTAG